The sequence gttgaaagtctcacatggattgaatatctttcaatcctaacccttgttaatatttctcaatcttaacccttcatttccccatttcttctataaatagaacccttctcctcaagcaaagaaggaagaattagagtattgttgttatactggtattagcatagagctttttcatagcatcactatctacacttgcatagcatttgtttatcattttcaaccatcttgaatctccatatggcatccatggctagtgctaaaagttgagagctacactcatgtggaacttggagaggggagaaacaagggagaagcatcaaaaggcatcatggaagcatcttagggaggctcttctcctttctttttttttgttaaacttctttcatgcttttttgaaatctcttttgatatgtttgtaaTGGTTTTTAGttgtttgttttggttttatggttgaaactaacttattaacattgaactttgttgttgctttgtccccatttccatgacatcagaagGGTATTGGGGTTCTACCGATTGAAGGGTCTTCAttgcttttcaattttttgtgtcacaCATACCCTTCCAAACAAATCTCCCTCATAGTCAATAATCCTGCCAGCGTTTTCCAAAAGCATTTCAAAGATCTTACAATTTTATGTCTACATATGCATGAATATATATCCATGATTTTAAACACTTGTATATGTCCATGATTTTCCTATTTTGTTCAAACTACAATTATATGTCCAACATTCTTCTATCCTTTTATGATGTCCCTCCATTCATATGCCTTGCTTAAAATAAGATTGCAAACCATTATAAAACAACTTACAATTTCATGtttgcatatatgtatgcataaataTATGTCCATACTTTTAAGATTGTCTATGTAGCCATGATTTTTGTATTCTGTTCACACTACAATTCTCTGCATAGTTTCTTGCCTCATCTTCAATGTTTACACATCAGAATTGAAGTTCAGGTCGCCTTGACTCCAATTTCCCATAATAAATGATTCAACATGTACACGTatctatttatgtatatatatatatatgtatgtaggtatatatgcatatgtgtatatgtGAATAGATATATGACCTCCTTTGTATATCTATTTGTGTTTTCACATATGTAGCTGTATACTATTTTGAattgcatatatgtgtatatacgtgtatatatatatatatagatatagatatatacacgtatatacacatatatatacgttTCTACTTTTATATAAACAACCAAATTAAAATATACCCTCACACACACGCACTTGGCCGATGTGCGCCCCTTCTATAGATGCGATGTATATACTATAGTCTCCTTCATCTTCAATCGACgaaggagggtggagaaccattggaagggaattggggttctaccgATTGAAGACTCTTCACTGTATTTCATGCATATAATCCAAATCCAGATAGCCAACCAATCTTGCCACAAagaacaatccatcttctcctccatgTGGCAACTTTGATAGTTTCATCTTGCTTTTCACAATCATAGCATTCATGGAAATCTTCTAAAAGCACCTCATCATTCATGGCTTGCTGAAACCCTGCCACTTCGCTCCAAAATACACTCTGCTCCAGAAAACCatcacaaaatataatgtcattctACTTGTATTCCATTTTAAACATGATATCAACGCAAGCAGGGAGGGTTCTAAACACGGATGTCAAGGCtattaaatcacattagttgtTCTTTGCCTCCACCGTATGCCACCACACACTATTTCGTtgttgtgtctatatatatatatatatagaggtaggtaggtaggtatatatgcatgtgtgtatatgcatatagatatatatgctCCTCTATCTATGTATTTGCATATTCACATATGTAACTATATACTATTTTGaactacatatatatgtatgtccaTATGTCTCTGCCTCTATATGAACAACCACATTTATGTTCCTTCCAAACAAATCTCTCGCACGGTCAATAACCCTGCCTGTGTTATCCAAAAGCATTTCAAAGATCTTACAATTTTATCTCTACATATGCATAAATATATGTCAATGATTTTAAACacatgtatatgcccatgattttCCTATTTTGTTCAAACTACAATTCTATGTCCAACATTGATCTATCCTTTTATGATGTCCCTCCATTCATATGCCTTGCTTAAAATAAGATTGAAAACCATTGCAAACAACTTACAATTTCATGtctgtgtatatgtatgcataaatATATGTCCATACTTTAAAGCATGTCTATATAGCCATGATTTTTGTGTTTTGTTCACACTACAATTATATGCACAGTTTCTTGCCTCCTCTTCAATGTTTACACATCAAAATTGAAGTTCAGGTCACCCTCACTCTAATTTCcccagatatacatatatatatgtacatatgtatacatacatatacatatgtatacatatatatatatatatatatatatatacacatatacatatatatgtgtgtgtgtgtaggtataTATGCGTATGTGTATATGCAAATAGATATACGACCTCATGTGTATATGTATTTGCATTTGCACATTTCTCACTGTATACTATTTTGaactgcatatatatgtatatacatatatatctatgtctATATGTTTCTACATTTATATAAACAACCACATTAATATATACCCTTGCACAAACACACTTGATCGAGGTGTGCCCCTTATCAAAAAGCCATGCATTCATTTATGTAAATAGCCACATTCATATATACCCTTGCACAAACGCACTTGACTGAGGTGCGCCCCTTCTCAATAGTCCATGCATACAATAGAATTCCCTTCATCTTCAATCGAcggaggagggtggagaaccattggaagaGAATTGGGGTTCTACCGATTGAATACTCTTCATTGCATTCCAAATTATTGCATCACAAATACCCTTCCAACGAAATGTGCCACACAATTAATAGCCTTCCGTCCATTTCTTTTCCCTTTACTGATTGTCATTCTAACACACCAACATTCTTCAATATCTCTCAAATCTCCAAAGAGCCTACTACGCAACAATCTGATTTGaaaaaagctagaaagaaagaacaaaataggCTTTACTATGCAAAACATATAGAAGAGATTTCTATAAAGCAGTGATACAAACGCCTTAATCAAAAGATGGCTTCCAATAGTCTGCAACCATTACAAAATCTGGTTGCAACCCAGTCTACAGGTGTTTCCATACCTCAAATGTTGTGCACCTCGTCTGCAACCCATCCTTTAAATGTGCTCCAACCACATACAACTATGTTGCCCCAGTCAATTGCACAATACGAGCAATCCTACAAGCATCCTTTGCCAATTGATCAACAAACAAATACAACTTCCATTAGTACAACACCACCAATATCAGACCATTTTAGATCTATTGAATTTACACATGCATTGGCTTCTTTCTGAACAAGAATAGATAGCTTGTCGCACTTGTACATATATGCAATTTGCAAAGAAAAGTATGTTGGTATGCATGTCAGATTGACTCAACCTGAGGTCATTTGCTCAAGATGCTATAACGAAAAGGGTGTTCACCACTTCTCTATTGCAAACAATATGGATCCTAGCGAACAACCCATGGTTTTAAAATGATTTTCACAAGTGGAAGAAATGCTTATAGCAAGGATTGCTCTTGTTTTGCAAGTTAGCCATGCCAGGGGTGGTCAATACAAATATATAAGGAACACCATTAATTTCCCACAAGACATTTCAGAAATAGCAACTACTTTGCCACACAACTTCCAACATTTGGAGATTGTTATTGTTCGAAAAACAAATCTCGAAGGCAAAAAATATGACTATTATGTAAACAGGTTCCATGTTATGGATGCATTGAATTACAAAATTCAACTTGACCAATACTACAATGATGTTATCATTGACTTTGGAACTGCTAGTTTATTGCCAGAAACATCTACTGATATATCTGATTTGTTACATACCCTTCCAGATTACATTGATCTGCAGCCTGCTTCAGCAACTCAAGAGGCACTTTGTAATGATGATGGAGTTGAATTAGAGACCACATCATCATTTATTCCAAAGTTGCCATGTTCAACCCGTGAACTAGATACgattaaaaaaatatttcacctAGATAAGGATGATCAAAATGTTACAGCTTGGCCTGTAATAAGCTGCTCACCCATTAATGAATACAACACTGAAGGGTTATTCACTATGTCTTTCCCAACATTGTTCCCAAACGGATCTGCACTACCACTCCAACCAAGAACAAAATATGTTCATttgcatgaatatgctttgcacttaATAAGATATCATGACCAAATATTTGGAGAATATGTTAGATTTAGATATTATCTTTATAATCTAATAATGAGACAAAGTTCCAAACAATCAGCTTCTGTTTTCATAAGGACCAATTTAGAAGACTCCTTCCCAGCTACGTTGCAAGCTTTGTGTGAACGGTTGCAAGCTACACCTTCTGATCAATTGCCAAGCCAATTATTGTGTTTCATAGCTTCATTGCGAGGCACTAGAGCTTATTGGAATAGATCACGTAAAGACCTCACTATAATGGTACGCCAATTAGGAGCGCCTATGTTGTTCTTCACATTAAGTGCAACTGATAAAAAATGGCTAGAACTGCATAAATTTTTTTCAGTGAACTCCTCTGCAGATTTGTAGTCCACAGAAACAATTTATAGAAAACATTGCCCACAATCCACATGTTATAACATTGTTCTTGCATTTCAGATTCACAATATTCCTTGAGGAGATTATATACAAAGTTTTGAAATCAAAAGACCATTGGTACAGGTATGAATGGCAACATTGTAGCTCTACATATATACATGGCTTTTTGTGGTTACCTGATGCGCCTGATATGGACAATATAGACTGGTCTAACTATGATGAGGTGCAATAAGATAAGTCATTTTTTGATAGGTATGTAACAACGTGGAATCCTCGTAGCCAACTTCACTAAAACAATAGACTCCATACTAGTTCACTGTTTGATCCATGCATGGCTGACACAAACCAAATTCTATATGATGACCCTTTCTTTGATTATGAAGAGTTGGTCAATGTTGTGCATCGACATACAAAATGTTCTACGCATACTTGCTTAAAAAAAAGGGTCTCACACTCCATTGTCGATATAGAGCTCCTTGGCCTAAGCAGGATTTTTCAACGCTGGTTATTGATATTGCCCGTAAGCCATGTTATCAACCGGCAAGAAATGACAGTCGTTTAAATATTCACAACCCAATTATGCTAGCAATATGGCGTGCAAATGTTGATTGTTCGCCTGTTTGTTCCAAAATGATTGTTCTGCAATATATCTCCAAATATGCTTCAAAAATAGAACAGAGATCAGAAAGCTATGTTGACATGCTAAAAAATATAGTTGTTGCAACTAATAATAAAGATACCATCTTGCTAGCATATCAAAAATTCATGATGGGGATAGTTTTTGATTGAGACATCAACACACGAGAAACTCACCATATGTTGCAAAAGCTACCATTGATCAGTTGTAGCCGTCACTTTGTCTCCCTTAATGTTGGCAGAAAGGTCCTCCAACGTGTTACTGATCAAAATGACAGTGCCAAACTTTGTAAATCTTATATTTCTGCTTATATGGAAAGACCTATTGAATTGGAAAAAGTCTCACTCATACAATCAACATAATAATTTTTATACAATAGCCAATGCAAGAACCGTAAATGGCAAAAACTacaaaaacaagcaattgtcaatgTTTACCCACAATTTAAATCCTCTCCAAATGAGGATGATAACTTCGAAGCCTATTTTTGGAGTGATTTGCTCTTGTACAATCCCTTTCGTCATATTTCTACAGATATAGGTACATCAACAGACCAAATCATTGCAAATTGGAAGCTATTGTACATGGATGGTTACTCCCGTTGGCATATTTATGGAATagaagaagaatgcacaacaaagAATGATGCAAACTCTGATGATAATGATTTCTTACATTCACACAATGAAGACCAGTATGAATGGGAGTACCTTTCACAAATGGGCGCTTCTAACAAAATCAacatcaatgatctccaaatgTTGGGCAGATGTGATTACAATATTATGATGCAGAGCCTTTCACACACCTAAGGATAGGTCCAAAACGTTTGGTTTTGACCCTTCAAATGATAACAAGGATCCTATCAAAAGGACTCCACACCTCAAGGTTTGAACTACTCACACTCCTCTAGACtaacacctactcaaaatgagtaaaGGGCTTCAACATCTCCAACACACCTCTCCATGACTCTTTCTCTTGGGGGCATAGGATTTGGTCAATTCATGATACCTAGGAACCATTCCAAACACTTGTTTTAGGTTTTGGCTTcaatgccctatacttcctttggaaacataccccctaggctagtagccctatgtAGTGGGTATTTTGCTCTTAACTTCAAAATATTGCATATAACCTAACAAACTATTTACCATTCCAGATAACCTTaatggagttacactcatccccaaaagggattggcaagTTCTGCATTCTAAGGGTTTGAACCCTTTAGAAACCTagaggcctaatttacaaagcaacaccAATTTCAAGACTCTCAAATATAAAACCAACTTCATGAGCATGTGGGGGATCACAAATAACCTCTAATTCCAAGGTTGCACACCTAGAATCCACAGcttagtcacatggagatgcctacctaggtttACTTCAAACTCCTCACAATCAAACCTTCcctgcaaaaacccatgaaaatcttAGAATACATTGACCAATCTTGCATTCCACAAAATGAGAGAACTTCTAGATGggggagatgcaagatatgaccatttcttgtcaaaaccctagccaaacccttgcttTCTGAGTTACAATCAATAAAACAAGGGGTTCTCACTGCTCCCAGAAGATCAAgacctcaaaccaccaccaaaaaAAAGGTAACTCAATCCTCTATCTACTCAATGAATAATTCTGTCAGATTCAATCCGTACAATGACGTACAATAGCAACAAGTTCAGAATTTCAGGAAAAAACTTAGTTTTCAGTCTTCTTTTGCCTTCAAACTTCAATAAACAACCAcaccaaccttgggaatcatgtccacaaggtataTAGACCTTCTCCAAATGGTCTCCAACCAAATTTTGAAGAGATTGGAGctgttgagaggcttacatcaaaagttgcacttttgcttgcaaaagttgcatttttgacaaaagttatcaatcaaaccaagtttgagatccacacaacttggatcaaccaaacaccacctacacatccTAAAATTCtataaaaacatcaaaacaaacatcattctacccctatttaccaaattttccaaattggcttatcaagatgcctaatttgggacattggtttacatggtggggtccttattgaaaacatgaaaatgcCCAAACAAAAGACACTCAAAATGATCCTAAGAACCTACTCCTCATCCTCTGATCCATGAATGGcttgttgaagaggtgcccctacaccatatTAGCTTTGATTGGAATGCACCTCACCCCAATGATGCACTTCATCACACTATTGTTAGCTTCATTTCCACAAGTAAAATAGATTTCCACCCTGCCCTTCACCAACCAACTTCTTCTAGTAGTGATACTTTCCCTTTGGCAGAGAAACAAAAACTTGCACTTAAGCTTATTCTTACCCATTATGCATCTCATCAAAGCATAACACCTCTCTGTATGATTATACAAGGAACTATAGGCACTGTCAAATCCTATTTGATAGAATGTATTTGGAAAAAACTTAACCTTTCCACTAATCTAGAGCACAATCCTTTACTTGTGCTTGCCCCAACAGGTGTCTCTGCATATAATATTCAAGCAACAACAATCCATGTTGCCCTGTGCATCCCTCTCAGAGATATGCAACCTTTGACAGACCAATCTTTAATGTTCTTCCAAGAACAATACAAAGAATTACGATATATTCTAATTGATGAGATGAGATTTTTGGGTCCTAAATTACTTTTGAAAATTGACAGCAGATTACGTCAAGCATTTCCTCAGAAACAACACGAACCATTTGGAGGTATCTCAATAAACCTTGTAGGTGACCTTGGTCAACTGCCTCTTGTAATTGACAAACCTTTGTATGCATCACATTCTATAGCTCTTGCATTATGGTGCTCTTTCAAAACTGTGGTTACCTTAGATACGACTTTTCGACAACAAGGTTCATCTGATATCCAACAACGATTTCGTGCAATCTTGCAGAACATTAGAAATGCCAATGTGTTCCAAACACATTGGGAAGCTCTTATGTCTTGATCATCCACTAAGCTGGCTGTTGAAGATAACAAACACTTTGACAGTTCAATACATTTATTTGCAATAAATACACCAGCCAAACACCACAATACTAAAATGTTAAAACAATTGCACTGGCCTGTTGTGCGATGCGTTGCATAAGTAGCACGGCAAATTGAAGTTGGATATGATAATGATGAACAACTCCCTTCTGAAATACTCCTCTCCCTCAATGAACAACTAATGTTAATTGCTAATCTATGGATACAAGTTGTCCTAGTCAATGGCTCATTAGGACAAATCAAATCCATTGTCTATGATACAAATTCTAAACCTCTTGACTTGCCAAAGTACTTCATTGTTCAGTTTGAACATTATAGTGGACCTCATTGGGACAATACAAATGCTAAATGTGTACCTATACCTCCTATTACTCGAGGTAGCCGCACTCAGCTCCCCCTTGCAATGGCTTGGGCTATTACTATTCACAAATCCCAACGTCTCACTTTGGACAGAGCAACAATAGATATTGGAAAGATTGAAAAACAAGGGCTCACCTTCACTACAATCTCAAGAGTGAAATCACTTCAAGGTCTAAGAATAGACCCGCCTTTCACTTTTGAAAGGTACTCAAAATTACAAAGCAATGCTTATACAAGTAccaggaaaaaaaaagaaaacaaattgctaGCTCTCTTCGATCAAATTTTTGCATCGCCTTCCAATCATCCACTTTAATCAGCAACAACATCAGGTATGTCGCTCCACACTTTCACTTCCGCTCCTCCCTTTTCCTTTTAAATATCCACACTCTCTTCTTTTTACTCTGCATGTGATGCACGATGTCCATTCTTTTCTTGCAGGGACCATTTAACTATTATTCCACTGCTTTCTATTTATACATACGACAACATCAAAGGCTTTTCTTCCTCTACTTGCTATTTCTACACACAACAACATTGAAGCTTTGCCTCCCATTATCAGGTATGCCAACAATTTTATATGTTGCCTTCTCTTGCTATGCTCATTTCACATTTAACGATTCCAATGCCCAGTTTTCCCATGCATTTTCTTGCTCCTTTCTTTCAAACCattttttgtattaaaaaaaaatcatcatgctTTAACTCCTTCAATACATTCTAAATTTCAATCAACAAAACATATGTACGTTgctattgtttatggtgaaaatggataaacaataacattgaaaggctaaatgaattcaaccacaaaaccctagcctaacaacaacaaagatccaccataatatatgaagattacctaagacaatgcaaatcaaatgaaatcacaaagattataccatcacatgtccaatagagttttgaatctccattcttcctatctccattgatctttcttgatatatttgctctcggattttatgtgcacaagagctcaacaaagaacgaaaatgtggttgcaagtaggatagcATATGAAAgatgaatgctaggatgcttgattagaatgtaatatgtccaggggctgaatgcatagttcaggggttgataatgaagaaagcatctccttatatagaagacattataagaaatggagggataagattgagaggtgtaaaagataaatggttggctatgattaaagggtaggtagagaaaataagaaaataatgagagggtaggtagtgtaggaattaagagatgaatgacatgtgtcatgggtagaaaaggttaatgaattaattaattaaataaagatttatttaattaatggaggaagtgggatcaattaaataaataagatatttatttaatttaggaaaaaggataaattaaataaataaaagtatttatttaaatgagaaataaggctagaagaggataaatgaattaattaaataaataaatatttatttaattaatagaagaattaggctaaagtaattaaataaataaagatatttatttaattagactggacaattttaggtgtctacattttgcccctttttgagacaatgtagcttgtcgcgttgtttcaaagaagataagatgaattgatacaaagttgccccaagatgggaatgatatgccccctcgagagattggatgaatatgtctggaaagatcacagaaaatctctcgataagaaagaaaggctagaatggactgaccggacaggatagagtgatagagtcacaggataaagaagactgactcgggaaacgagggctaggggtagggctagggctagggaagtctataagatagaccacgaggggaatacatcctcattgtcatccacacatccaagagatcagagtgtagagagagaatagagcagcaacagtcagtagcgatggcattggttcacatattcgatcgtgttcgccgatttcagaggccagcagatgcaggagagtcggtaagtaccgcaaaacctccttgtactttgtcgcaataaatgttgtcattaatgaatgttaggtagagcaataaatgcgcattTAGGAATGTCAAGCAGGGTcaaaaaaatgctaaggcgcgtctgtgctggtgccaggtgcATCTAGGTTAGGTAGGggcgtctgtgtttgtgtcaggcgcgtctgtgcaagaAAAGGTGTCTATGTCAAATGCAAGCACGTCTGCATTGTGCAGGCacgtttgtgctatgtgggcatgTCTATATattttaggcgcgtctgtgaaaAGAAGAGGCGAGTCTGTGTAGAGCAGGCGCgtatgtgcaatatgtaagcgtgtttatgtaatgaaagcgcgtttatgtcttcaaggtcgaatcaacagttctgtgatgaacatatgctgtcaattggataagccactgagaagattcactcaagcaggtcctctagggaagactaggatagatcaaggcactttgtgatgaacagtgagtaccaagacatagtactttgtgatgaacatggagtactaatatgagcaacactttgtgatgaatagggagtgcaaatatgagtagcactttgtgatgaacagggagtgcaaaaacacgtagtactttgtgatgaatagggagtaccactaggataaatagcaacactttctgatgaaaagtgagtgtcactaggataaatagcaacactttgtgatgaacagtgagtgtcactttgactgacaaagttgatttgcttgactgcaggagtacctacctatgctggagtcacgggagagattcccatcgactcaaaggttacgaccagagctgacatttgaggatagagccgcgattgaggttatgggtttgcgatttattctgtatgtgcctgagtttcaggtgaacatggggttgctgattgctttagctgagagatggcactctgagacatgcacattccatttgccgatgggtgagatgacagttaccttagaggatgtatacaggattttgaggataccgatcgatggggagttgattccctatgatcgagatggagatagggatgcactgagatgagtgttttaggatctaggactggagatgagggtaggacatgtcgcctgggataccatgacagcgatAGGCTTGGCGCTACCAatggtgctaggaggagtgatcagtgggttcctatgtccggatagggcaacacgaggATTGGTTGTGGGCTGGGAGAGTatattggagacactggtgatggaACATACCAGATATGCATAGAGACTGTGCGTGCTAgtgcatttgtattatgagctccatcagtttgtataccatggatccgtaggattgggctgcagagtgacattgttacaggtgtgggcttatgagcatctgccagtgacatgactaattcatttcagaggcaggggccatggacgcaatttttttcatttgtatgatatgattacatcacaaccacaaATTGGCAGGTTAGAGTACTGGCGtcgggtcatcgatgagattgacactgttgTATGGAGGCCATActgagagtgtgaggagtgggaggatgatgcagttgagctgccATATACTTTcaggagcaggtatttgattgggcggatgccctatgtactggagagggaGTTGGTTGACAAagtgggcaggcagtttggcaagattcaatggatgccatggggttccgggatgtatgctcggatagtgagagatcaggcacacttcgggccattgttatcatatgatcaggcagtgatgcaactggtagagatgactcccttgccttgggatatgtggctagagatagaggatgcggggatggatgcagagtatactacatattgggctgagcatccatttccatggttgacagacccaggggagctgatagatggagatggtgggggtgatgggatgatgatggagatagcagaggtagaggccgacggaggaggtggggtgtggtaggagagaggagagtggctccgcggagagagggtggagaggagagacaggcttgggtggtgagaggtagaggtggattgccgttacaagtgccagcaacacagggtcccagataggtgcagggataggtacagggacgAGGATAGGGGCAGAGGCAGCCACAGAAGTAGCCATAGGTACAGGGGGCTGAGGAGGAGGTGGATGAGctactggagttgagggagatctgctagggataggcatatgagatccaggatctcgagcgagagagggatcgactcaggagacaactcagggatactgagcgggagagagatcaggct is a genomic window of Cryptomeria japonica chromosome 7, Sugi_1.0, whole genome shotgun sequence containing:
- the LOC131856362 gene encoding uncharacterized protein LOC131856362, encoding MLIARIALVLQVSHARGGQYKYIRNTINFPQDISEIATTLPHNFQHLEIVIVRKTNLEGKKYDYYVNRFHVMDALNYKIQLDQYYNDVIIDFGTASLLPETSTDISDLLHTLPDYIDLQPASATQEALCNDDGVELETTSSFIPKLPCSTRELDTIKKIFHLDKDDQNVTAWPVISCSPINEYNTEGLFTMSFPTLFPNGSALPLQPRTKYVHLHEYALHLIRYHDQIFGEYVRFRYYLYNLIMRQSSKQSASVFIRTNLEDSFPATLQALCERLQATPSDQLPSQLLCFIASLRGTRAYWNRSRKDLTIMVRQLGAPMLFFTLSATDKKWLELHKFFSVNSSADL